One window of Chryseobacterium sp. JJR-5R genomic DNA carries:
- a CDS encoding glycogen/starch synthase produces the protein MPNQKILYITTEMYPYQEDTNMAAVVNKMALKMHNEGNDVRVFMPRFGQISERKFQLHEVIRLSGMNIIINDLDQPLIIKVASLPGERLQVYFIDNEEYFKRKQYYFDDEGKAFDDNDERAIFFARGVIETIKKLNWVPDVIHLNGWMASFVPIYLKTYYESDTYFKDAKIVLSLYNEKDAALDQNIAAKLKFDNISGLKALENPSVKTFVADSMNYVDMVVKGDEFLDEDLDKAFNETSTPKSEYLDVNSINQLY, from the coding sequence ATGCCGAATCAAAAAATACTGTACATTACTACAGAGATGTATCCATATCAGGAAGATACCAATATGGCTGCAGTGGTAAATAAAATGGCACTTAAGATGCACAACGAAGGCAATGATGTAAGAGTTTTTATGCCAAGATTTGGACAGATAAGTGAAAGAAAATTCCAGCTGCATGAGGTGATCCGCCTTTCAGGAATGAATATCATAATCAATGATCTGGATCAGCCCTTAATTATCAAAGTAGCTTCTCTTCCGGGAGAAAGGCTTCAGGTGTACTTTATTGACAATGAAGAATACTTCAAAAGAAAACAATATTATTTCGATGACGAGGGTAAGGCTTTCGACGATAATGACGAAAGGGCTATTTTCTTCGCGAGAGGGGTTATAGAGACCATCAAAAAACTGAACTGGGTTCCGGACGTTATTCATTTGAATGGCTGGATGGCTTCTTTCGTCCCGATTTATCTAAAAACATATTACGAATCTGATACGTATTTCAAAGACGCAAAAATTGTGCTTTCATTATATAATGAAAAGGATGCGGCACTGGATCAGAACATCGCGGCAAAACTTAAGTTTGACAATATTTCAGGCCTTAAGGCTTTAGAGAACCCAAGTGTAAAGACTTTTGTGGCAGACAGCATGAACTATGTGGACATGGTGGTAAAAGGAGACGAATTTCTGGATGAAGACTTGGATAAGGCCTTTAATGAAACCAGCACGCCGAAGTCGGAATACCTTGATGTAAATTCAATCAATCAACTTTATTAA
- a CDS encoding DUF4270 family protein, whose amino-acid sequence MIHTIKKAVTVLSMVIFGSALLYNCEPDADTLGEQLFLDDAAQGKEKSLDIIAFNIDNNNSIRSDAGKLTYAVLGAFNEGQFGLQKASYLTQLRLSTYDPDFGTNAVVDSVVLVMKPTYASDSVTTTTVDDNYTYSTTTEANISAKKVVNTYPVLKFGKAKRTFNINVNEVTEFLKGPSDTVVSNQNFAYDAAKTLGSKEFKGSISSIAITKDGDGSALFTASVPGIRIPLDKTFFQDKIIAKKDQPELQDASNFIRHIKGLRISVAENDGYLFQFSPNDMELIMYYKYDKTENGVTTKTPATYAFALGAANTHIGQYQYDRAGSALGTAAIGDRKNGDEKLFAQGMGGPSIGIKFPESTITELKKLYEENKAAIISAKIRLYTDTSWNNGYAKPTAFTFVQKYISSTEPNATVTNFTNDVLNLAGSNNYTIYKAYDLDKNPAYYDFIVTKSLKDIVEPKSSTETNTETKNPTKYFRIDMGSFQSNSAGTGLAGYQFTTTPYNTSRAVFVGSKTSDANKATLRVIYGTK is encoded by the coding sequence ATGATTCATACGATTAAAAAAGCGGTCACCGTATTGTCTATGGTGATTTTTGGAAGTGCACTGCTTTACAATTGTGAGCCGGATGCCGATACGCTTGGTGAGCAGCTGTTTTTGGACGATGCTGCACAGGGTAAGGAAAAGTCTCTCGACATTATTGCTTTTAATATTGATAATAACAACAGCATCAGAAGTGATGCCGGAAAATTAACATATGCCGTTCTGGGTGCTTTCAACGAAGGACAGTTCGGTCTGCAGAAAGCATCATATCTTACCCAGTTGAGGTTATCTACCTATGATCCGGATTTTGGGACAAATGCTGTTGTAGATTCTGTAGTCTTGGTGATGAAGCCTACCTATGCTTCAGATTCTGTTACCACAACTACTGTGGATGATAATTATACGTATTCAACAACAACGGAGGCTAATATAAGTGCCAAAAAAGTAGTGAATACTTATCCGGTCCTGAAATTCGGGAAAGCGAAAAGAACATTCAATATCAATGTAAATGAAGTTACTGAGTTTTTAAAAGGACCTTCTGATACCGTTGTTTCTAACCAGAATTTTGCATATGATGCCGCTAAAACTTTAGGTTCAAAAGAGTTTAAGGGAAGTATCAGTTCCATTGCAATTACAAAAGACGGCGACGGGAGTGCTTTATTCACAGCTTCTGTTCCGGGAATAAGAATTCCGTTGGACAAGACATTCTTCCAGGATAAAATTATCGCTAAAAAAGACCAGCCTGAGCTTCAGGATGCATCGAATTTTATCAGGCACATCAAAGGGCTTAGAATTTCCGTAGCAGAAAATGACGGATATTTATTCCAGTTTTCGCCAAATGATATGGAGCTGATCATGTACTACAAATATGACAAAACAGAAAACGGCGTAACAACCAAAACTCCTGCAACCTATGCTTTTGCTTTGGGCGCTGCCAATACGCATATCGGCCAGTACCAATATGATAGAGCAGGATCTGCATTAGGAACGGCTGCTATCGGTGACAGAAAAAACGGTGATGAAAAATTATTTGCCCAGGGAATGGGTGGACCTTCAATTGGCATAAAGTTTCCGGAATCTACCATTACGGAACTTAAAAAACTGTATGAGGAAAACAAAGCTGCCATCATCAGTGCTAAAATCAGACTGTATACGGATACCAGCTGGAATAACGGTTATGCTAAACCGACAGCTTTTACCTTCGTGCAGAAATATATTTCATCTACTGAGCCAAATGCAACAGTAACCAATTTTACAAATGATGTATTGAATCTGGCCGGATCAAATAATTATACTATTTATAAAGCGTACGATTTAGATAAAAACCCTGCTTATTATGATTTTATCGTTACTAAATCTTTGAAAGATATTGTAGAGCCGAAGTCAAGCACGGAAACCAATACGGAAACCAAAAATCCTACGAAATATTTCAGAATTGATATGGGATCTTTCCAGAGTAATTCTGCAGGTACCGGTTTAGCAGGATATCAGTTTACAACCACTCCCTATAATACAAGCAGGGCTGTATTCGTAGGGTCAAAAACCAGTGACGCGAACAAAGCAACGCTTAGAGTCATTTACGGTACAAAATAA
- the glmS gene encoding glutamine--fructose-6-phosphate transaminase (isomerizing) produces the protein MCGIVGYTGFQDAYDIVINGLRRLEYRGYDSAGIVLEGKNNKLEVEKTKGKVDDLVSISGNLKGTANIGMGHTRWATHGVPSDRNSHPHLSNNNKLALVHNGIIENYDTIKTMLTEKGFTFKSETDTEVLVNLIQYFMELTSETDFPTAVRYALNEVYGAYAITVMHEDYPGILVVGRLGSPLAIGIGDKEYFIASDASPFVEFTKEAIYLEEGHMATISLENGVDIRTIIANSKIEPEIQELKVSLEQIEKGGYEHFMLKEIFEQPKSVHDTMRGRLLVEEGVIKMAGIWDHIEKFKNANRIIIIACGTSWHAGLIGEYLIEEYARIPVEVEYASEFRYRNPIITDKDVVIAISQSGETADTMAALKLAKERGAFIYGICNVVDSSIARITDAGSYTHAGPEIGVASTKAFTAQLTILTLIAFKLGKHNGNLGNAEFMSLIAELDVIPKRIEDVLASTHDLVQEIAKDFINTTNFLYLGRGYNYPAALEGALKLKEISYIHAEGYPAAEMKHGPIALIDENMPIVIIAPKKGHYDKIVSNVQEIKARKGKVIAVVNKGDTQVSAMADYVIEIPETSECFSPIVASVPLQLLAYYIAVYRGANVDQPRNLAKSVTVE, from the coding sequence ATGTGTGGAATCGTTGGATATACAGGTTTTCAGGACGCTTACGATATAGTAATTAACGGCCTTAGGAGGCTGGAATACAGAGGGTATGACAGTGCCGGGATTGTTCTTGAAGGCAAAAACAATAAGCTGGAGGTTGAAAAGACGAAAGGAAAAGTAGATGACCTGGTTAGTATTTCCGGAAATTTAAAAGGAACGGCTAATATCGGGATGGGGCATACCCGTTGGGCTACCCACGGTGTTCCGAGTGACAGGAATTCACATCCGCATTTATCCAATAATAATAAACTTGCATTGGTGCATAACGGTATCATTGAAAATTACGATACCATTAAAACCATGCTTACCGAAAAAGGATTTACTTTTAAATCTGAAACCGATACGGAAGTCCTGGTCAATCTTATCCAGTATTTCATGGAACTTACTTCTGAAACGGATTTCCCGACGGCAGTAAGATATGCCCTTAATGAAGTATATGGCGCTTATGCCATTACAGTGATGCATGAAGATTATCCGGGTATACTGGTAGTAGGAAGGCTGGGTTCTCCTTTGGCAATCGGAATCGGGGATAAGGAATATTTTATTGCTTCCGATGCTTCTCCTTTTGTGGAATTTACCAAGGAAGCAATTTATCTGGAAGAAGGGCATATGGCAACCATTTCACTGGAAAACGGAGTGGACATCAGGACCATTATCGCAAATTCTAAAATCGAGCCTGAAATTCAGGAACTGAAAGTGAGCCTTGAACAGATTGAAAAAGGCGGGTACGAACATTTTATGTTAAAAGAAATTTTCGAGCAGCCGAAATCTGTACATGATACCATGAGAGGAAGACTGCTGGTGGAGGAAGGTGTGATTAAAATGGCCGGAATCTGGGATCATATCGAGAAATTCAAGAATGCAAACAGGATCATCATCATTGCCTGCGGAACATCATGGCATGCGGGCCTTATCGGAGAGTACCTGATCGAGGAATATGCCAGGATCCCGGTTGAAGTGGAGTATGCTTCAGAATTCAGATACAGAAACCCGATTATCACCGATAAAGATGTGGTGATTGCCATTTCCCAGTCCGGAGAAACGGCAGATACCATGGCTGCATTGAAGCTGGCTAAAGAAAGAGGGGCATTTATTTATGGAATCTGTAATGTGGTAGATTCTTCAATCGCCCGGATTACAGACGCCGGTTCCTATACACACGCCGGTCCTGAAATCGGGGTGGCTTCTACAAAAGCCTTTACTGCACAGCTTACCATCCTTACCTTAATTGCGTTTAAATTAGGAAAGCATAACGGAAACCTGGGGAATGCAGAATTCATGAGCTTAATTGCTGAACTTGATGTCATTCCTAAGAGAATTGAAGATGTTCTGGCCTCTACCCATGACCTGGTGCAGGAAATTGCCAAAGACTTTATCAATACAACCAACTTCCTGTATTTAGGAAGAGGCTATAATTATCCTGCTGCTTTGGAAGGTGCCTTGAAATTGAAAGAAATCTCATACATTCATGCGGAAGGGTATCCTGCTGCCGAAATGAAGCATGGCCCGATAGCCTTAATTGATGAAAATATGCCGATTGTTATTATTGCTCCGAAAAAAGGGCATTATGATAAAATTGTAAGCAATGTACAGGAAATCAAGGCAAGAAAAGGGAAGGTGATTGCAGTGGTAAATAAAGGAGATACTCAGGTAAGTGCAATGGCAGATTATGTGATTGAGATTCCTGAAACATCAGAGTGTTTCTCACCAATTGTAGCTTCAGTGCCGTTACAGCTTCTTGCATACTATATCGCCGTATACAGGGGAGCAAATGTGGACCAGCCGAGAAACCTGGCAAAATCTGTAACGGTAGAATAA
- the gldK gene encoding gliding motility lipoprotein GldK yields the protein MKRIFLLLLSASVASVSCSGGGSSSVGKPGTKGELIPREKTKSFVAERPFGMVAIPAGSFVAGLTDQDFTNSPEKAQAKTVTVSSFFMDEAETTNAEYRVFINYVRDSIARTLLAEAAGEGGEGKGRGTNIGDYAYLAQKEENLTPYQEYLEAQGGGDETTFDPTKKIDWKVPLHWNTSKYPDVEYAEVLESMYLPASSRVSNERILDVSKLKYTYRWGDMDAALADRERGVNYLRSESIAIYPDTTVWVKDFHFAYNEPLFEQYFWHKAYKDYPVVGVTWDQARAYCNFRSKLKSDYNESLKRRKQRPLIFRLPTEIEWEYAARGGMENATYPWGGPYLMDDRGCYLANFKPKRGNYMEDDKKGTYTYTAPVKKFKKNGFGLFDMAGNVSEWTESAYNNSSYGFSSTLNPSTKDRTDDKRSVRGGSWKDVGYMLMTGARDWERKDSARSYIGFRTVQDIPEAAVKPRRVNR from the coding sequence ATGAAAAGGATATTTCTTTTATTATTGTCTGCGTCGGTAGCATCGGTATCTTGTTCAGGTGGGGGATCTTCTTCTGTCGGAAAACCCGGAACAAAAGGAGAATTGATACCTAGAGAAAAAACAAAATCATTTGTTGCAGAAAGGCCATTCGGAATGGTGGCAATTCCTGCAGGTTCTTTTGTTGCAGGTTTAACTGATCAGGATTTCACAAACAGTCCTGAAAAAGCTCAAGCAAAAACCGTTACTGTTTCCTCTTTCTTCATGGATGAAGCAGAAACTACAAATGCAGAATACAGGGTATTTATCAATTATGTAAGAGATTCTATTGCCAGAACTTTACTTGCTGAGGCTGCCGGAGAAGGCGGAGAAGGCAAAGGAAGAGGGACAAACATCGGAGACTATGCATACCTTGCCCAGAAAGAAGAAAATTTAACACCTTATCAGGAATATCTTGAAGCTCAGGGAGGCGGAGATGAAACTACTTTTGACCCTACAAAAAAAATCGACTGGAAAGTTCCATTGCACTGGAATACCTCTAAATATCCTGATGTAGAATACGCAGAAGTTTTGGAATCCATGTATCTGCCGGCTTCTTCAAGAGTCAGCAATGAAAGAATACTTGACGTTAGTAAACTTAAATATACTTATCGATGGGGAGATATGGATGCTGCCCTGGCCGACAGAGAAAGAGGCGTAAACTATCTTAGAAGTGAAAGTATTGCCATCTATCCGGATACAACCGTTTGGGTGAAAGATTTCCACTTTGCCTATAACGAACCGTTGTTCGAACAGTATTTCTGGCACAAAGCCTACAAAGACTATCCTGTAGTCGGAGTAACCTGGGACCAGGCAAGAGCTTATTGTAACTTCAGATCCAAACTGAAATCTGACTATAACGAAAGCTTAAAAAGAAGAAAACAAAGACCACTGATCTTCAGGCTGCCTACGGAAATCGAATGGGAATATGCTGCAAGAGGCGGAATGGAAAATGCTACTTACCCTTGGGGAGGTCCTTATTTGATGGATGACAGAGGTTGCTACCTGGCAAACTTCAAACCTAAGAGAGGTAACTATATGGAAGACGACAAAAAAGGTACTTATACATATACGGCTCCTGTAAAGAAATTCAAGAAAAACGGATTTGGATTATTTGACATGGCCGGAAACGTTTCTGAATGGACAGAATCTGCCTACAACAATTCTTCATACGGATTCTCATCTACTTTAAACCCTTCTACCAAAGACAGGACTGATGATAAAAGATCAGTACGAGGAGGATCTTGGAAAGATGTAGGTTACATGTTGATGACCGGTGCCAGAGATTGGGAAAGAAAAGATTCAGCAAGAAGCTATATCGGATTCAGAACAGTACAGGATATTCCTGAAGCTGCTGTTAAGCCAAGAAGAGTTAACAGATAA
- the gldL gene encoding gliding motility protein GldL produces MFKTKDAWMNFFYSFGAAIVILGAWLKITHITLGPINGNIALTVGLITEAIIFIIFAFDPPKSEESYAWENVYPELLDKHANPNPLHSNNASKNVSAQFAEMENSLSTKLDKMLADAKLDVQLFDRLRTGIDKFSNSVDQINQTVDVSASTHKYNEQLNKAAQHMESMNALYAMQLENGQRQSEFAKKYVQDMQKSAEHSEKFNQELQGLTSNLNNLNRVYGGMLTAMKS; encoded by the coding sequence ATGTTTAAGACTAAAGATGCTTGGATGAACTTCTTTTATTCATTCGGTGCTGCAATTGTAATTCTTGGAGCTTGGCTTAAAATTACTCACATTACCTTAGGGCCTATTAATGGTAACATAGCCCTTACCGTGGGACTTATCACAGAAGCAATTATCTTCATCATTTTCGCTTTCGACCCGCCAAAATCAGAAGAGTCTTATGCTTGGGAAAATGTGTATCCTGAATTACTGGATAAGCATGCCAACCCAAACCCACTGCATTCAAATAATGCGTCTAAAAATGTTTCCGCTCAGTTTGCTGAAATGGAAAATTCACTTTCAACCAAATTGGACAAAATGCTTGCCGATGCCAAACTTGATGTTCAGTTATTTGACAGATTAAGAACAGGGATCGATAAATTTTCAAACTCAGTGGATCAGATCAACCAGACGGTTGACGTATCAGCATCCACTCATAAATATAATGAGCAATTAAATAAAGCAGCTCAGCATATGGAAAGCATGAATGCTTTGTATGCCATGCAGCTGGAAAACGGACAGAGACAGTCTGAATTTGCTAAAAAATATGTGCAGGATATGCAGAAGTCTGCTGAACATTCAGAAAAATTCAATCAAGAATTACAAGGTTTAACATCAAACTTAAATAATCTAAACAGAGTTTATGGTGGTATGCTAACTGCTATGAAATCTTAA